attaaagacaTCACGTCATTGACAACTAACTTTATTCTTCTATGACAAGCCAGATATCAAAACATAACTACAACAATCTATGTATGAAGCATATAGTCCTTTAAATCCTTGTTAcgtatattaactatatataacaTGGATCAATTACCTACGGTGTCCTACAAATATAGATTACAATACGTAGGCGTGGGACGAATTCACTTCTAATGTTCTCATTATAAcggttatattattatcatttcctTTACGCAGTTCATAGCAGATATGAGtttcgaatatatatatatttacaaaatcctTGTCTTTAccttatacaaattttattaacattgcttttgtttttcatttcattggtGACTGGAGGTCAGctaacaataaaagtaattaccTATTGCGATTCATTGCGGAAACACTACTAGCATTGGTACCACCTACTACGTAAAcacaatttgtaaaattttatttctatgtacatattttataaatcagcGTAATTATTGAACTTAGTGAACTGTGTGTGAACAAAAAATGTGAACCGTTTATACACATACGAAGATATATACATAGCTATGCCAAGAGTCCCATGAAATATTACTAAGTTGCAAGCTATCAGTTATaatcaatgatattttaataaacagatatgttatatccatactaaacaactgaaaaaagtgtgccgcgtcggggaccgtttattttagtttatttttacatttcgttaaaagtaaaaagaatagcttgataaaaacaataagtaaaagggataactagatgttttaattacgcaaaacgtattattacgtaattatgatgtattataacgcattactacgtaaaacaattaaaggcaaacgtcacaattaggacgttttctggtcttcactttttgcgcgttaataacatatctgtttactacatcATCATTGGTTATAATAACTACTAGGATTATGAAAATGTCATGTTTTATAAGTAATCTATAAATTACACATTACCATATGGACATGGATTTACCCATTTATTATTTTCGCGTTGCTAATTTGTTACTTACTCATATTAACCaagaagttattattatatatgactgaatattcatttaaagcatgaactaatttttttatctacatATTTGGTTTCGAAACGTTTGGCCCTTGgtgtagtggtgcaaaaagcttcatcaaaagtataacacctcgtctCTTTTCcgccactggtgacaggagggctgattTGTTTATGCCTAgaagatcggaattgcgattcaacggggaaaagCTGCTAGAAGTCTTGccaacattccacgcggtcaagacttgtacagtaactagttttaggtcatatttgtgtatatttaagcatttaatgttattaattcttatgttaatagaattcgaataatatttttatttaaatatgtggtTAAACGAAAATCATAGTTTCATTTAGTAAGGTCGCCAACGAGAGGCTAACTAGCGCCGCGTGTTCGCCCTTCTAGAGTAAGCCCCGCACTACGCATTGCATTAGGATCAAACGCAACTGCTCGACGACACGTGGCCATTATTTCAATAATCAGAAGTACGTGATGAGATCAACATTTTCCAGTTGAATACTTATTTCGTATTCTGATttatccaaaaataaatatcttcagataatatttaaaattctcaaCTGAACTATTGCTTTAAATTATCCAAATATTTGTTCAATAGTAATCCAATTTATAACGTTCATATtagaacattataaatatacgtaacaacttgtaaatattccactgcaAGAATAAGGCTTTCTCTTCAAATCAAACTACTCTCTATTGTTCACCAATAAACACGACACATTTATTTGTACGACTCAAATGCCTAGGAGGCGGCCATATCGTTTAAACAGCGATCAGCCTTTTGCCTTCTAGCCAACCTTAAGAAATACACAGATAAAAAGAGATATCttcttttgaaaaataaatataaatacaatattatttaattatatttttatattaaattattttttgtagtaaaaATGTCTATTCCGAGTGTGCGAACTTCAAATGTCATAGGTACAACACGGTATACACcagctaaaataaataattatgttcttCTGACCGATTTTGGGAAGAACAAATTTCTCTCTAAGGATGTATCCTTAGAGATAAATTTGTTCTTGGCGTTGTAACGCCAACAGCGTGGGGATAGATAAAAGATCCCAAGTGGTGAAGTAAACAAACATACACATAACTGTGTTTTATATTCCTTCATTCTCTTAATCCGATGGAAAGTCTTATTTACACACGAACGCAGAGTTCAGGCGCAGACACAACGGCTCTATAGCCTATTCCTGCCGTAAGAGGAAAAAAGCTAAATGAACAACATACGACATCGATTCGACGCGATGTCAATGCGCGATGATAATAATCTACGTTATCAgtactttacaataaaaaaaatattttacccaaAGACAATGAATATTAAGCGTGGTTCTACCTACCCgcttattacaaaaatagatgtcttatttttattaatactaacttatagtttttttaaacaagAAGTATATACGTTACGCATTACGCTACGCATTCTGAAGGGATGCCTTAATCATAATTGTCTAGCACTCCTAATAAGTAAAATGAACCAGAGTTTATGGAGACTAAAATGGTTGAGTAATACAGCATACATTATACCACGATTTAAACGATCTTCCCAACTTTGAATTTAAAGATAGGTAGGTAGTGATAgtgatagatatatttttgtcattaaattcacatttaattacaaaaagtaGTTCACTTTTTGTATCTAACCTCATATGGGATACTGTATACGGTTAATTCTAAGGATATATATGGGACAGTGACAaccttaataaaaattgtaaactatGAAGAATATAACTGCAAAGTGTATGAAGATCTGAGTTATAGTGTTAATTCCAGGTTTGGGTGGGTTGGTTAAGTGGGTCTTATACAAATTATTGAAGATTTTTATGCTTATGGGAGACAGTAGACCTAGGAaagatcataatattaaaatgattggcTTATACGTAATGAATATAGACACGACAAAACCCGACTTTAATTGTCGCAAAAAATGTGGTTTTACCTTCGCTTCGTATCAAACTAAGCCTGATgaaaatttttatcaaatcacTTGATAAAGATGGACCTGATTTGaagtacttaaaaatattttgtcaaagaaGAAATCCTCGTGGGCCCCAAAATAAGAAGGATTTTAATGACCATGTATCCAGTATTGATAAATATGCTCGGTATTCATTTAAAGCAGTAGTAAAAAAATTCTTGGACAACCATAAATCAGAAGATGAGGAAATTGTTTCcaatatgttaaaaattacaataagatGGGAGTGaatatgtaattgaattttttagtaaataattcatttttttacattggCACCATATTTTTTTCCTGTGAACCTAAGAAGCGTAAGCGATGAATATGTTGAAAGTTTTCCTCAAGATTTGACgatttatgaagagaagtaccaAGGTTTTTGGGATATAAATTTGTTAGGTGATTACTGCTGGTCTACATTAAGAGAAACTGTTGCTAATTAGTACAAAAGAAGAAGTAATCTTAGTTTCTTTCATgtcacacataaaaaaaatataaacttaatatttaaaaaaactagacGTCTTATTTTTTTCCACTTTAGTAGCTAACATAGGGTTTAGTACTATatcaacattaaatttaatctatGGCAAAAGAGCCTTGTATTATATTTGCGTTTTGCGAACGTTGAATTTTGCTATCAGAACTTTGGAagataaatttaagtaaataatttagttaagtagaataattttgtattgaaaataacGATAATAGTCAATAACTGTTCATGGTGCAGAAAATAGGGAGTCATTAGCGAATCGTATCTGATCTGCGGAATACTTCTCTccttcttcgattggaatacATTAAACGTGCTTTCCGAGTTACGAGACTAAGTTACGTAAAACCTTGGACTACGACTGAGAATTTCTTGCCAGAAAAACCCAATTATCTTTTTATTGAACCGACCCGGTTATTGAACTCGaggctttaaaatataatatagatagatatccTTATAAGAAAGGAggtatttaatgataataagcAGTAAgctattaaaaaacttatatcaCTAAACTTATGACACTTAGTTTATCGTCGTTAAGAGCCGCTTTGGCACatcctatattattataaactaacaGAAGCTGGGTTAATTATACTGGTATATTATGtgttgaagaaaaaatattgttaggtAATACATACAACAAAGTAATGGTCAAAGTTGAGTACAATCATATCATAAGacgttatattaaattaaaaggattcaaaaatgttattttacatgGTAAAAGAAGATAAatctattttcttaaattaatctgcaagaaaaataaaaacataccaaCCTCTTTAGTTCACGCAAATTTCAGCTAAATTTTCGGCACCTTTCAAGAcaacttttttgtataaaatgtaaacaataaagGCGAGGCGTGGGCACTAAATTTTAAGAAGCGATTGAATCAATATGCTTTTAAAACATTCGATACATTTCACAACACTTCGTGCCGCCTATTGTTGTTTGATAGGCGGTAAGAGATACCTTTTATTAGTACATTTTGTCGTTATAGCGATTAAATCTTACTTGCGTCTTTATAACATTATACCTTCTTAAAAGGATGTATTTTTTCGACATTTGCATGATAGAATGTGATCGATTAAAAACAAACGGAAGGATTACTTATTTCGAGTATAAGTTTCACTTTATATAGTTTTtcaaatgtcgattcaaaagtgctcgtaaaagcgcTACtccaatgaaatatattttgattttgataatgaatagtaaaaaaaaatcttaccttcaacgttttttttttttgacatatttctTTTCGTGTAATTTATCTTATCataattctatttttgtttacatatttaacttacacatttatgaatgaaaataaaaccttatctTATAATGTTCTAATATTGATGATTTATTGCGTATTGCgtgtaaactatttatttttttatgatattatatagatttaattatataagcaGGTTATAgcgtaaattttaaaatttacgctataacctataaatttaattattttatgatttttttttaaataaaattacttttacacCCTctgcataaatataatttctattatactatatgtatgttatatgtttttatacatatgatatataaatacatgtattaaCACATGTATGCACACGATGCGACAACGTTAACGAaagctttaaatttaactaaCTGTAAGCCCAGTACAGTGTCTGAactcagtattattattataattatagtatagtaaaatatcatatttctgCAGTATCGGGTCTTGAAATCGAGCTCCCCTAATAATGCACATCAATACATAACGTACATTTATCTCGTTAACAAAGGAACAAATGGTCTGATACAAGTATATAAAACACTCGAAATGTTGAAATAGCATAATGCCCATCATTATACATTCATATGCTTTGTTGCTTacagtatttattttgaaacatgTCGAGGGGAGAAAACCCTCTTTCCGCTCCAAAGCTCCCGAAATTGCACAAAGAAGGCGTCGGACTCGGTGGGGCGGCGTTATAAAACATTGTCATTGGCTGTAAGCCGCCCCACCATCAAAGCGCTCCGCCCTGATGGAAATTCTCCCAGACCGATTGTTACAAGGCTCATTCAGTTGCCGGTAGTGGCAGAGGAAGGTTGTCGCGAAATAAGTCATTTTTCATTGTAATAGCATTGGGACCCTCAGTGAAGcagtatattacatatattgagTGATGTTAATTGTGTAAACGTGAAATAGTTTGATACGTGTTATGCACGCAATGAGTGATCCAGCTGCTTTGGCAGGGATGTTACCTTTCGATTCAATAGGATTGTACGAGCAGCCAAAACCTCGATTTATCTTTAAGATGCCCCGCGTGGTTCCAGATCAAAAGGCCAAATTCGAATCAGACGATTTGTTCAAAAGGCTGAGCAGGGAAAGCGAGGTGGGTTTtcacaaacatatatatatcgAACTTTccaaatcaatcaatcatcCCATTTTTTTCTCATGGTCTTCAATCTTACTTGTTTTATACGGCTACTATAGTTTTGTTGGTTGGTGTTTAATGCGTAGAATTATAGTATTCAATGatattatgaatatacaaaaaatacccACAATATTAGTCGTGTAAGTGAAATCAACAGGAAAATTTTGCAATACCAATGTCAGGCCGCTGTGGTTATCAATACTATAGTAGGATATATCCTGCTGTTAAGGTTTTCCTTCCCGTCTAAGTTTAAATTTCTttccaataattaaaaaaaaataacatgcatAAATTATTAAGCTTTGTAACTGAAGATATTTTTGTAACCTATTTTACCATTGTCTTTTAATTAGGTTCGATACACGGGCTATCGTGACCGTCCGCCAGAGGAGCGGCAGATGCGCTTCACGAGCGGCTGTCGCGAGGGCCACACAGAGATCGCCTTCACCGCCACCGGCACTAACCTCCAGCTGGTCTTCGACCACTCACCATACAACAACCGTGGCTGTGATTTCCAAAAAGAAACTGGCAAGGTACTACttcattattgtttactttttaacattacatatttgatatttattatcataatgatTTTTGGGACTATCCTAATAACCTACCATCTTAAAAGGTAATAATTAGGACTTcgacataaaatataaactatcaaattttatatgtatatgttccttaaactttttttattacaagccATATATAGGTATCCTAtcgataaaaattaatacatttttataaatacttttcacACCGGACACAACATAACCGATCTCATTagcattgttttataaatgcgtttaataaaatcttattacaaTGAGTCATACTAAGCGTAGCAGTAGGGTCCTCCAATGACATCATTTCTCGTAGAAATACATATCTAGTTGATTGCACGTCATCAGCGCACGTTTCCGTTCCAAATTTTCAAAACCCAAATGAAGACATAAATAACTTCACTACTAATGAAAAACGTATTAAGTTATAACACCGAACATAACGCGTTGGTCACGCTTCCAAGGCGATTTAATGCGTGTATGAAAGAATGACAACTTTACAAGCTGACCGGTTCGTTTAATGTTGATGACTTCAATCGTGGTAATGCATTAATTTCGAGACGTCGTACATctgttattaaattcaaaactaaTAGCTTCTAAAAAAATagatactttgtttttataaagaaatagacAACTGTATCGATACATATAcgaaatacaataacaaatataacaattaaaagtgAATTACTATTAATACGGGATTGTATTGTTcgcaatttattatataaatgagaatataaaacataaatcctAATTCACATGAATAATTCAGGACTTAAAgagatataatttttatgtcgctaatataaaaacaaagactCTTCCAAATCGTGCCTCTTATAAAtccaattatatgtataaatgtatactGTTTACTATTTTGAATAGGTATTTGATCGAATATCTTCCtaagtaacataataattaatatctttacCATTATGTGCAGCCTAATTTCCAATTCAAGACTCCatattcattgaaaaaaaaactatatatacttatagtcaatactataaacttttttatattaacgtaagtcacaaaaatataatcgaaattgcgtttcatatataattaaaattattaatataaactggccttaatttttataatatcttcaAACTTATGTTGCCTTAGAATAATTGTTAACGCGGAATCTCTACAATAACCCTTTATATCCTTCCGtaatttgtgtaatatttaaacTCATCAATTTTGGTATAACTGCTATATTAGACGATAAGCAACATTGCTTAACTAGAAGTCAGCCGAGAACTAGAAAGgaaaatttattcaaagatattccaacttatataaattattcgatTGTATAAGGCAAGAGCTTCTGCTGTTTCTACTCTCTATGCTGAAACTCGTATGTCGTCAGTTTTCATTCCCAGGAAAATGATTTGACTTAGctcaatattttacaattcaaCGGAACCGCTCTATTAGTATGAgtacgtttaaataataaaatttgtcttCATTACACAATTAAATAACTCACAAAGGCGAACGGTACATAAGCAAGAACAAGAGGAAGTCTTATCGTAACTcttacagacaacctttggAGGAAAAGGACATAAAATTGAAGTTGCGGTGTGTACAAAGatccacataaaataattaatataattataactaaacaaagtatataatacattatataaaactcATACAACAATTACGAAAATatacaaagaataaaattatatacaaagagCTAAAGCATGCACAGAAAAGGCTTTAGCGAATGTCGAGCCTTTACAAAAGTCGGAAACATTGTGACTAACTGCATATTAATTTGGGAAAGATACCAGTAGGGTAGGCAATGGTCCGAACGACCGTTTTCAATAAATCTTGGATCACGCTTATATCTTGGAATGTTAACGAATCAGGAATATGATCAAATAataagtcatttaaaaaattaagttaattggGTCTAAACacacaattttaaacaaaaaaaaggaattGTGGATCAATTCTTCCACATTTGGATGGGTGGGTGCCTCAATGCTTTAGTCGCTGACTTAAAAGACCAAGGTTGCTAATATCGGATCAAGTTGAAGTTCctgatgttatgttatgttgcATTGTCGTCCGTAAGGATTAATAAAGTGAGACAAAAGAGagcttttgtaattaatttgcaCTAACAGCACCAGTATCGATTGAGCAATACCGCTATGGACGAAATCAGTCTGGATCAATTTAATTTACGTAAGTGTGTTGGCTGTAATCTTTTTCTGTGAAACTTTCTTGGTCTTGAAGCATATAACGAACCACAAAACTGATAGAACCGATCCTGCTAGGCGCAGATGTAACGTAATAAACGATAGGTATTAAGTAcgcatctttaaaaaaattacattttgtttttagctTAGATAACACTTCTCTGATCAGTTggtattctatatttaagtttaactagataatttgaatacaattaGGTTTCAGATACTAAAGTAATTCTTAAAATGGTAACAAAACTACTTAAGTTTGGTGTTGGTTttttaaaacagaataaaaaaaatcataaaacgtATCAAAtaactttacttattaattttatttaaatttattcattgttgTTAGTGAAAACTCCACccagttttaattattttagctgAAATTGACTGCACTTTACTTTTAGCGAAGAACTTactaaatttcttaaaaaatactttactatCCCTGTATAACTGAAATAGtttattgatacaaaaaaacAGAACgttatagatattaatatttatgcaatTGTCTATATATCTAACTTTACATTTTACGATCACAAAtaccagtaaaaaaaaataaggcacatatgtttgttgtttttttttttgcaaatagaatgaattatttttgaagcaCATAGTATTTTGTTCATtcgtattacaattttaatgtaacGTTCGAGGGACCGAATTGatgaacaattttattgaatttagcCCCTTCGTTAGGTTGAAGCCGCCTGCTGAGGTTCTATAcgaatacttatatttatttacactcgGTTCATTTAACAGCACACTCGAGTGTGCACGGGCCCCGTTTCGTAAGTTATTACATAAACCAGACAGGcatcaaatgaaaaatattttattcaagttgaCTTAAGCACTTTTGAACTGACATTTTTcagaaatgtaatatatattttacatttatgctACCAGTTTtttgaaatgtagattctaccgagtaaaAAGAAACTAAAAGAGTCCTAGATTCTTTTAagtgtaagtttatttttactcactctctttttacttacatttgatatataaagctatttatatccaaaaatattaaatcaactcAATATGTTCTGCCTCAAAATCAACAATTCGTAGCTATTTGTGAGTATTTACCCCATTAATTCAAGtgtttaaatactataaattttgttaaattaaaataggtaaaaatatctgtggaattttaatAAAGACGAGAAGGCACCTTTCCGTGTAAATGTATTCTTGAATTTTCGTAGTCGGAAACATGTATGCCttccatacatacatacgtttcAGTACATACTTTACTTACacatatgaaaacattttaaggCTATCTTTAGTCTTTATTTTAAGTcgttaaatattttccaaaaaaagaCGTGACATCTGCAGTCCCCAAAGGCTTTggcagaaataaataattcaaaaagcGATTCTTCTAATCTATGACGTAGGGGAAAACTGAAATCAATAATGGAAAAGCTCCTGTAGGATTGGAGGGCGTCGGGACGCCACGCCCGCCCAACCAACATGGCCGCCGTCGCATCGTCCTCTCCCTCCTCATCTCATTAAATGTTATGTCATCAATTTTCTCTGTAGTATCTATTCACTCgcaacgattatttttttttattaatcgtttAATTGGTACCTACCATAAAAGTTCCTGTTCTAACtaactatacttataaaaataaaacatacgaaTGTGTAGGGCTGCTGATCAGAATCGAGAtcagtcttaaataaatatcatcttaataaatcaatatcaaCAAAAATAAGGTTAAAACATCAATTCTTAAAGAAATACATAACAGTCATTACACCAATCGTATTTGTGTAGGCCACCTATTTGTATAGGCTATACAGactacttataaaattttgttttgtgtagAAAATGTCGGAACAAAACGCACGCGATCTGACTGTGCCACGCTTACCTTCTGTCGTGACTTTTTTTAACGTTATccgtaatatttaattgtatttttactaaattgtaacaaatgaaaGTAATCATGTAAATGTATTCgaattcttcaaaatatttttatttcccttACAATTAGTAAACTACCGTTAAATATTTCCATGAAATTTTCTGtctgttacaatttttttaccaTTGATATAGTAATGCgtcatataaaaaatgattcaaaataGGCTGgtacaaaaaataagtttttgtacCAGCCTATTTCACCGCCTACTGCGATATCTTTGTTCCTTTTTTTGCATTCTAAGAAGGTCGTAGTAATTTATTTCACAGTCATAGAGTGacacatatttttcttttgtttaccAGGCTCATATTGTATCCCGATTTATAATGAATGGCGTGTGCGTGCGATGGCGAGGCTGGATTGACTTAGAACGCCTAGACGGCGCTGGCTGTCTCGAACTAGACGAGGAACGCGCTGCAATCGAGGACGCCGCTCTACGAGATCAAATAGAGCGATACAACCAGAGGCTAAGAGATTTTGAGGACAAGCAGCGTGCTTACCGCGAACACGGCGAGGAGCTTCGAGCCCATTCTCAAGTTCATGCACAGCGCTGTCACCAAGCTCGCCAACCGCCGCACCCAGCTCATCCTGCCCACCCACACGCCACACATCCTGTCCACATTAAACCACACTCCCAGGGTGCTCTGATATCGTGAACACTTTTaagcattattaatatataacaatgttaaatactattaaaccttttaatctttaaagttaaaatagtaATGTATATCATTCTATCCAACAGGTgaacataacataataaatgttatctttttACGCATGGAAATTCCGCTACTAGGAATCaaccattttataattatcaaaataaaagtagttcataataaaatgtaaatttaaataaatgctgTAGATTCAAATCTGGTAAGTGAATACTAATGACTTTACgcaatcattaaatttattcattacttAAAAATGTGTTAGTAAATTAAATGTCATTAGTTAATGTAACATTAAGAATTAACGTAGGTCAGTCCTACGTCACTTTCATTTACGCCATTACGGTTAAAGTGATTCTTAATGTTCATCGTAGAAGCTGTTGTTtaatatatgcatttattatcTTTGCATAATCGGGCTAGCAAATATACTtcagaattattaaataatgtgttcaaatttttatattcacatCCAAACAAACAAGTAATGTTTTGTTTCTATATAtcgattaataattattatatagagctataagtgaaataattaaatatcatctATTCACAAATATTAAGTGGTGCATTGAAAAATTGCGAAAGTCGATGTATTAATACTTCAACATTTACGTATAGAATAGTAATTATTCAACCATAATGTTTATGCCATGAATTTCATCATTTTACTACTTCCATTCTACTACTTACTACTtctattcattaaaaagttttgattGTAATTAGCATTTACGTTTCGTGTAAAAATATGTTCATGTTTATTTGGTATtcgtgttatttattttttaagattctttattttatgtaagaTTTACGTGCGAAATATTGTGatagtaatgtaaataaatgtttataattttacgaattttatttgtttataaaggtTTACCCATAAATATAACCTAACACATTTCTTATTCCGAATAAAAAGCAGtaaaaacacttaaataatcttaaattatcagCCAATGTCTTTTTTGCACTGAATAAAATACATGTGCCGAAGTGGTAgt
The nucleotide sequence above comes from Vanessa cardui chromosome 7, ilVanCard2.1, whole genome shotgun sequence. Encoded proteins:
- the LOC124531398 gene encoding protein big brother-like, producing MHAMSDPAALAGMLPFDSIGLYEQPKPRFIFKMPRVVPDQKAKFESDDLFKRLSRESEVRYTGYRDRPPEERQMRFTSGCREGHTEIAFTATGTNLQLVFDHSPYNNRGCDFQKETGKAHIVSRFIMNGVCVRWRGWIDLERLDGAGCLELDEERAAIEDAALRDQIERYNQRLRDFEDKQRAYREHGEELRAHSQVHAQRCHQARQPPHPAHPAHPHATHPVHIKPHSQGALIS